In Opisthocomus hoazin isolate bOpiHoa1 chromosome 12, bOpiHoa1.hap1, whole genome shotgun sequence, the sequence gcccctccGGGCCGGCCGCCGCCTTCGCCCCCCGCCCGGGGGTGCGGGTCGGGCCGCGGCCCCTCCGCGGGGCGgccggccgggggcggcgggggcagggaGCCGCCGAGCGCAAATTCCTCCGCGCAGCGCGCCATTGACTGGACCCAGCAACTTATTTAAGGCTGGAAAGTGACACAGGGGCTCCTCGCCTCCGCGCTGCGCCGGGCCGCCCCGAGCCGAGCGCTGCACGGCGGCGCGGGGATGCCGCCGGGGTGACCGCCGCTCGGGGAgccgcgccccgccgccaccgcgccAACGGGATCAcgtctagctttttttttttccttacagttttttttttttaatttccttttttttttttttcccctcccctgctccgGGCTGCGCTTTCGCAGAGAGTTCGccgtcccacccccccccccccccgccccgcgctgccgggctcCGGCCGAGCATGGAGAAGTACGAGGAGGACACGGCACTGAAGGCCACCAAGCTGATGGAGGATCTGTCCCTCTACGAGCCCTGCCCGGAGGCTCCGTACggccgggccggccgccgggACCTGCCGCTGCACCCCGACCTGGAGGAGACCAAGCGGGTCCTCGCCGCCCACATGACGGCGGAGCAGCGGGGCCGGAAGATGAACGgcaccgccgcgccgccgcccgccgaagccttccccgccgccccctgcGGCAGAGCCtacgcgcccgccgccccgctccgcgcctccgccgagccgccgccgggcgccgggCCGCCGTGCTGCGAGGAGGGGCTGTGCACCCGCTCCGAGGTGGCGCTGCCCTGCTACAGCGGCTTCGCCGACAAGGGCAAGCGCTACTCGGCCGAGGGCTACCGCTACGCCGCGGGCAGCGCCTACGAGGGCGGCTACGTGGCCaagggcggcgggcggccggccGGCGGGCCCGACGGCAAGTACGGCGCCGCCAGCCCGCGGGCCAGCCTGGCCGCCTCctcgccgggccccgccgccgccgagcacgGCAAGTTCTCCAGCCCGCGCTCCAGCCTGGGCGGCGCGGCCGCGCTGCCCTACGAGAAGTTCTCCAGCCCCCGCTCCAGCCTGGTGGTGCCCGGCCAGGAGAAGTACGGCAGCCCCCGCGCCAGCCTGGTGCAGTACGACGGCGCGGCCCTCAGCCCCCGCTCCAGCTACGCCAGCACGGCCAGCGACACCAGCAAGCACTCCAGCCCCCGCGCCAGCCTCACCAGCTACGACGGCGCCGGCGGCAGCAAGCCCAGCAGCAACCGCACCAGCGGCATCAGTATGGGCTACGACCAGCGCCACGCCAGCCCCCGCTCCAGCACCGCCAGCCAGTACTCCTGCACCACCAGCCCCCGCTCCAGCTACTCGGACTGCAGGCACGGCCCGCCGGGCAGCGCCGAGGCggagggggcgggcggcgccgggctgGCCCTGGCCAGCCCCCGCTCCAGCCTCTGCGGCCCGGCGGGCCCGGCCGTGGTCAGCCCCCGCTCCAGCATCTCCAGCCAGAGCTCGCGGAGCTCCCGCGGCTCCATGAGCGCCTACCCCGAGCTGCAGCTGCCCTCGCCCCGTTCCTCCCTGCTGGGGCCCGGCCCGCAGGAGGACGGCGCCGGGCCCGAGCCGGGGGACGTCTACCACAGGGTCCATGCCCAGTCCCCGCCGCGGCAcgacccgcagcccccggccgccggccccgagGCGGCGGGGCCCTACGCCTACAGCCCGACCAGAGGCTCCGCGTCGGCCCCCAAGTTCAAGCTGCCCT encodes:
- the WTIP gene encoding Wilms tumor protein 1-interacting protein isoform X1 translates to MEKYEEDTALKATKLMEDLSLYEPCPEAPYGRAGRRDLPLHPDLEETKRVLAAHMTAEQRGRKMNGTAAPPPAEAFPAAPCGRAYAPAAPLRASAEPPPGAGPPCCEEGLCTRSEVALPCYSGFADKGKRYSAEGYRYAAGSAYEGGYVAKGGGRPAGGPDGKYGAASPRASLAASSPGPAAAEHGKFSSPRSSLGGAAALPYEKFSSPRSSLVVPGQEKYGSPRASLVQYDGAALSPRSSYASTASDTSKHSSPRASLTSYDGAGGSKPSSNRTSGISMGYDQRHASPRSSTASQYSCTTSPRSSYSDCRHGPPGSAEAEGAGGAGLALASPRSSLCGPAGPAVVSPRSSISSQSSRSSRGSMSAYPELQLPSPRSSLLGPGPQEDGAGPEPGDVYHRVHAQSPPRHDPQPPAAGPEAAGPYAYSPTRGSASAPKFKLPYQVTPCRESGPSQAERRLEALTLELEKELEMHMKKEYFGICIKCGKGVYGASQACQAMGNLYHTNCFTCCSCGRRLRGKAFYNVNGKVYCEEDFLYSGFQQTADKCFVCGHLIMEMILQALGKSYHPGCFRCVVCNECLDGVPFTVDVENNIYCVKDYHTVFAPKCASCNQPILPAQGSEETIRVVSMDKDYHVECYHCEDCGLQLNDEEGHRCYPLEGHLLCHGCHIRRLNLKLPSHPPPSYPMHVTEL